One stretch of Plasmodium vivax chromosome 8, whole genome shotgun sequence DNA includes these proteins:
- a CDS encoding PV1H14010_P, putative (encoded by transcript PVX_119215A) has protein sequence MKNIVDSSNIDYDHYANSIINIRKNIDELCSIKDFAESKDSAISFKDRCVYYNEQKGEYMKALFKLIISIDASTTLRKEDFHINVQCTLDSFNSKFPDIQCPSESSDEKPTLHPSSCDREPCPDDASDFTKCEKWQTYLQCLERTKSLPCPQCPEPTDLKSSNNVYEYMRSHVFIPVGFSMLGIILLFILIYKFTPIGAWLNRNIQKKKNIRNNMGDGVTGRDFYNESGRPPAFLEGTLYSMPYQSSRNY, from the exons atgaaaaatattgtagATTCTTCAAATATTG ATTATGATCATTATGCAAATTCGATTATTAACATAAGAAAGAATATAGATGAATTGTGTTCCATTAAAGATTTCGCAGAATCAAAGGATTCAGCAATATCTTTTAAGGACAGATGCGTTTACTATAAtgaacaaaagggagaatATATGAAGgcattatttaaattaatcaTTTCAATTGACGCAAGTACTACTTTAAGAAAAGAAGATTTTCACATTAATGTCCAGTGTACTCTTGATAGTTTTAATAGCAAATTTCCCGACATACAATGTCCATCTGAAAGTTCTGATGAAAAACCCACATTGCATCCATCTAGTTGTGACAGAGAACCTTGCCCAGATGATGCTTCTGATTTTActaaatgtgaaaaatggcaaacatACCTACAATGCCTAGAACGAACAAAAAGCCTACCATGTCCTCAATGCCCAGAACCCACAGATTTAAAAAGTTCAAATAACGTATATGAATATATGCGTTCTCATGTATTTATCCCTGTTGGTTTCTCTATGCTAGGAATTATTCTCCTTTTCATCTTgatatataaa tTTACACCCATAGGAGCTTGGTTAAATAGAAatatccaaaaaaaaaaaaacattagaAACAACATGGGCGACGGAGTAACAGGCAGagatttttataatgaatcAGGTCGGCCACCAGCATTTTTGGAAGGAACGCTATATAGCATGCCATACCAATCATCAAGAAATTACTAA
- a CDS encoding variant surface protein Vir22/5/24, putative (encoded by transcript PVX_119210A): MHNYDVFKDLDVYQIAEDYIKTQSDYGYGSIECNKFNKTDDTVDPLIKQICTDFRKLFITLAYSVTNEVKANIKYHEYLNYWLNRELRNHKKDRIFREKFCKFMEENNSKVDIEGALKNKIYDLNDDEYENMDILYNLYDYYYKIISEKKEKNNCSKYSEECNDLYKHGMKKCYETRNFEFYNALKNFRSLYKNYIYNSNLCKKEILTPLPILKTFKEKSEEKFMQKTVESCAMLKNDKENEHPQRNQKYDNILKGLTAQEQYNILNTCNAEISLCSKYCGNIIPFSEKPNGLNGLKTFCAKFANNLINLSDKLKNVESAEDRCSYFTYWTYDKIMNMFNDKTNSAHFHSILNGLNEVLYQVNNSLPVGAKSCLFYLDGNFEKWEEEKYLHDYFKNYDKISKCVDNCDTYCEYLNYIADLYSKNINKCCTCFIRPTYNCINKCPTYFKCEQTYFPNYLMSKLKCENIKANETSDKVFTNHIIDLDVARRSPLESENSCKHLMCDPFNAFSSISFAFLGIFSTLFVFYKVRIILQCLVISC, encoded by the exons ATGCACAAT tacgATGTTTTCAAAGATTTAGATGTATATCAAATTGCGGAAGATTATATTAAAACACAATCTGATTATGGTTATGGATCTATCGAATGtaacaaatttaataaaaccGATGATACAGTGGACCCTTTAATTAAGCAGATATGTACAGATTttagaaaattatttataacttTAGCTTATAGTGTTACTAATGAAGTGAAGGCAAACATTAAATATCATGAATACTTGAATTATTGGCTAAATCGAGAATTAAGAAATCATAAAAAAGACAGAATTTTCagagaaaaattttgcaaatttatggaggaaaataattcaaaggTTGATATAGAAGGTGCactgaaaaataaaatttatgatCTTAATGACgatgaatatgaaaatatggATATACTGTACAATTTGtatgattattattataaaattatatctgaaaaaaaagaaaaaaataattgttctAAGTATTCTGAGGAATGCAATGATCTATATAAACatggaatgaaaaaatgttatgaaaCCAGAAATTTTGAGTTCTataatgctttaaaaaattttagatccttatataaaaattatatatataattctaatttatgtaaaaaagaaattctaACACCATTACCGatattaaaaacatttaaagaaaagtcagaagaaaaatttatgcaaaaaacAGTTGAATCATGTGCTATGTTAAAAAAcgataaagaaaatgaacatCCTCAAAGAAaccaaaaatat GATAATATACTAAAGGGACTAACTGCACAAGAACAGTATAACATATTGAATACTTGTAATGCTGAAATATCTTTATGTTCAAAATATTGTGGAAACATTATTCCCTTTTCTGAAAAACCAAATGGACTTAATGGACTTAAAacattttgcgcaaaatttgcaaataatttaataaatttatctgataaattgaaaaatgtaGAATCTGCAGAAGATCgttgttcatattttactTACTGGACGTacgataaaataatgaatatgTTTAATGATAAAACTAATAGTGCTCACTTCCACTCCATTTTGAATGGACTTAATGAGGTATTATATCAGGTTAATAATTCTTTACCAGTAGGTGCTAAATCTTGTCTATTTTACCTTGATggtaattttgaaaaatgggaggaagagaaatATTTGCACGATTATTTCAAAAACTACGATAAAATTAGTAAATGTGTTGACAATTGTGATACTTATTGTGAATACCTTAACTACATTGCTGATTTGtatagcaaaaatataaataaatgttgcACGTGTTTTATTCGGCCCACTTACAATTGCATAAATAAGTGCCctacatattttaaatgtgaGCAAACATATTTTCCTAACTATCTCATGTCTAAACttaaatgtgaaaatataaaagcgAATGAAACTTCAGATAAAGTGTTTACAAACCATATCATTGATCTGGATGTGGCAAGAAGAAGTCCTTTAGAATCGGAAAATTCATGCAAACATTTAATGTGCGACCCTTTTAATGCTTTCTCCTCTATTTCTTTCGCATTTCTTGGAATTTTCTCTAccttattcgttttttacaaagtaCGAATTATATTACAATGTTTAGTTATTTCATGCTAA
- a CDS encoding hypothetical protein (encoded by transcript PVX_119220A), whose product MRERTNCKSHLFIITLTVTLFISTWNHLYDSLTTANTWDKRIFPQNSTLHTAPGRILKGDIELGTQQRFKELKERIINLLDEDDESFKERFNALTHDGIFRKEYDELMTEYNLEKLSNALKRYDDFEKRVNPFKNNRRKKSRRYINGDNELKNQYDEFKYYDDDYEGTNRAFYYVNDFRIRQRAKRLRYPQRLRRKPRAKKDKRPKIFKYLNTAISKIKAKKPTSYIAPYNNNKYGLKPTSKNRKAMYHMENFKFQLSLFSVKLLKAILIVLYYTTNEVIGLLLP is encoded by the exons ATGAGAGAAAGGACAAACTGTAAATCACACCTCTTTATTATAACTCTTACCGTTACCCTTTTCATATCGACCTGGAATCATTTATATgat tCACTCACCACTGCTAATACGTGGGACAAACGAATCTTCCCTCAAAATAGCACGTTACACACAGCACCAGGTAGAATATTAAAGGGTGATATTGAACTAGGAACGCAACAACGATTTAAGGAGCTAAAAGaaagaattataaatttgttagatgaagatgatgagTCGTTCAAAGAAAGATTTAACGCACTAACACACGATGGGATATTTAGAAAAGAATATGATGAGTTGATGACCGAGTACAATCTTGAAAAACTGTCGAATGCACTAAAACGGTATGATGACTTTGAAAAAAGAGTAAATCCCTTCAAAAATAATAGGCGTAAAAAATCGCGTAGGTATATAAACGGTGATAATGAATTGAAAAATCAATATGACGAATTTAAATATTACGATGATGATTACGAAGGAACCAATCGTGCATTCTATTATGTAAATGACTTTCGAATAAGGCAGAGAGCAAAGAGGCTCAGATATCCCCAACGGCTTAGAAGGAAACCTAGAGcgaaaaaggacaaaaggCCAaagatatttaaatatttaaacacCGCTATTTCAAAgataaaggcaaaaaaacCAACTTCCTATATAGCTCCttataacaataataaatatgggCTCAAACCTACTAGCAAAAATAGAAAAGCCATGTATCAcatggaaaattttaaattccaGCTTTCACTATTTTCtgtaaaattgttaaaagcAATTTTAATCGTACTATACTATACAACTAACGAAGTTATTGGTTTACTTCTTCCATAG